A genomic region of Raphanus sativus cultivar WK10039 chromosome 6, ASM80110v3, whole genome shotgun sequence contains the following coding sequences:
- the LOC130495773 gene encoding LOW QUALITY PROTEIN: uncharacterized protein LOC130495773 (The sequence of the model RefSeq protein was modified relative to this genomic sequence to represent the inferred CDS: inserted 1 base in 1 codon) — protein sequence MTLLSRFLVTKVVTRYTQSLYSNHKHGTSVKFSLVLPQFRNFSQNHSLSLVTSGKGTSLCSRLLSRSYVAKQASWKWLLHRYSIHHHWTFFPRITILAQAFCLSVSRSHLLLPGVLALTCRRVAWAQQQQRPVPSHVIVRSPQQFSLYRIAVKIPLVIISTLLLSAVKSVVLLGRALYLALLLSPNLAMALLEFSCGPRFRKLRHEVLHRTLEKAGPAFIKFGQWIATRPDLFSKDLCLHLSKLHSNAPXHSFEFTKRTIERAFGRKISEIFEEFDQAPVASGSIAQVHRATLKFQYPGQKVKSSEVAVKVRHPCVEETMTRDFRIIKMAAKLTTFVPGLNWLRLDECVQQFSLYMLSQVDLSREASHLSRFIYNFRGWKDVSFPKPVFPLVHPSVLVESFEHGESVARYVDGPEGHEWLKSKVAHIGTNALLKMLLVDNFVHADMHPGNILVRKNGAKRGLFRSKKPHIIFLDVGMTAELSKTDRDNLLGFFKAVARRDGRTAAERTLKLSKQQNCPNPEAFVEEVEEAFRFWGTAEGEAVHPADCMHELFEKMRNHRVNIDGNVSTVMFTTLVLEGWQRKLDPGYDIMRTLQKMLLKTDWMKSLSYTVDGLMAP from the exons ATGACCCTCCTCTCTAG ATTCTTGGTCACTAAAGTGGTTACCAGATACACACAATCTCTCTACTCTAACCACAAACATGGAACCTCTGTTAAGTTCTCTCTAGTTCTCCCTCAGTTCCGAAATTTCAGTCAAAATCATTCATTGTCCCTTGTCACCAGTGGTAAAGGAACATCTCTATGTAGTCGTCTTCTCTCACGAAGCTACGTAGCTAAGCAAGCCTCTTGGAAATGGCTTCTTCATAGATACTCTATCCACCACCACTGGACCTTCTTCCCTCGCATAACCATCCTCGCTCAAGCCTTCTGCTTGTCTGTATCCCGTTCGCACTTGTTATTACCCGGTGTCTTGGCTCTTACTTGCAGGAGAGTCGCGTGGGCGCAGCAGCAGCAAAGACCGGTTCCAAGTCATGTTATAGTACGTTCTCCTCAGCAGTTCTCTCTTTACAGAATCGCCGTGAAGATCCCTCTTGTTATCATCTCTACTCTGCTTCTCTCCGCGGTGAAGAGTGTGGTTCTGTTAGGGAGAGCTCTCTATTTAGCTCTTCTGCTCTCTCCTAATCTCGCAATGGCGTTGTTGGAGTTCTCATGCGGGCCACGGTTCAGGAAGCTAAGGCACGAGGTCCTCCATCGAACTCTGGAGAAAGCTGGTCCTGCTTTCATCAAGTTCGGTCAATGGATCGCCACGAGACCTGACCTGTTCTCCAAGGATCTCTGTTTGCATCTTTCGAAGCTTCACAGTAACGCTC AGCACAGCTTCGAGTTCACCAAAAGAACTATCGAAAGAGCGTTCGGTCGTAAGATCTCTGAAATATTCGAGGAGTTTGACCAGGCCCCGGTGGCCTCGGGAAGCATAGCTCAAGTTCATAGAGCCACTCTCAAGTTTCAGTATCCAGGACAAAAGGTTAAGTCCTCTGAAGTCGCTGTTAAAGTCAGACACCCTTGCGTTGAGGAGACGATGACGAGAGACTTTAGGATAATCAAAATGGCTGCCAAGTTGACTACTTTCGTTCCGGGTCTGAACTGGCTTAGGTTGGATGAGTGTGTGCAGCAGTTTAGCCTCTACATGTTGTCTCAAGTCGATCTCTCGAGGGAAGCTTCTCATTTGAGTCGGTTTATATACAACTTCCGTGGATGGAAAGATGTCTCTTTCCCTAAGCCTGTCTTCCCTCTTGTTCATCCCTCTGTTTTGGTTGAGTCGTTCGAGCACGGTGAGAGCGTGGCTCGTTATGTGGATGGACCAGAAGGACATGAATGGCTTAAGTCTAAAGTAGCTCATATTGGAACCAATGCTCTCTTGAAGATGCTCCTG gtggaCAACTTCGTTCATGCAGATATGCATCCTGGGAACATTCTTGTGAGGAAGAACGGTGCTAAAAGAGGTCTGTTCAGATCGAAGAAGCCGCACATTATTTTTCTTGATGTAGGGATGACTGCAGAGCTCTCGAAAACAGACAGAGACAACCTACTCGGTTTTTTCAAGGCGGTTGCACGTAGAGATGGTCGGACGGCAGCTGAACGAACACTTAAGTTATCTAAACAACAGAATTGTCCTAACCCGGAGGCCTTTGTCGAG GAAGTAGAAGAAGCGTTTAGATTCTGGGGAACAGCAGAAGGAGAAGCAGTTCATCCAGCAGATTGTATGCACGAGTTATTCGAGAAGATGAGGAATCATAGAGTTAATATCGACGGCAATGTGTCCACCGTGATGTTTACAACATTAGTTCTCGAG GGTTGGCAACGGAAGCTGGATCCGGGATATGATATAATGCGGACGCTACAGAAAATGCTGCTAAAAACGGATTGGATGAAGTCACTTTCCTACACGGTCGATGGACTGATGGCTCcctag